The following are from one region of the Archangium lipolyticum genome:
- a CDS encoding GbsR/MarR family transcriptional regulator — MKGYLWTGGLEAARGEGSSNGRLAPWEAIAIDAVGNVIEFWGFKRNQGRVWALLYLRGEPLTAGELERELELSKGGVSMLLRDLERWGVIRRVRSPQDSAWRYGAETDLIRMVSHVIEEREAGFIERIRADLSEARRLAGEAGNVPREHLSRLEKMATLAEHVERALRLFIKTARLDVGGILGVLRDEEPGRR, encoded by the coding sequence ATGAAGGGCTACCTGTGGACGGGCGGTCTCGAAGCGGCCCGGGGGGAGGGCTCCAGCAACGGTCGTCTCGCTCCCTGGGAAGCCATCGCGATTGACGCGGTAGGCAATGTCATTGAGTTCTGGGGCTTCAAGCGCAACCAGGGCCGGGTCTGGGCCCTGCTGTACCTGCGCGGCGAGCCCCTCACCGCCGGAGAGCTCGAGCGCGAGCTGGAGCTGTCCAAGGGCGGGGTGTCCATGCTGTTGAGGGACCTGGAGCGCTGGGGCGTCATCCGGCGCGTGCGTTCGCCGCAGGACAGCGCCTGGCGCTACGGGGCGGAGACGGACCTCATCCGCATGGTGTCGCACGTGATTGAAGAGCGGGAGGCGGGCTTCATCGAGCGCATCCGGGCGGACCTGTCCGAGGCCCGACGGCTGGCGGGTGAGGCGGGGAATGTTCCCCGGGAGCACCTGTCGCGCCTGGAGAAGATGGCCACGCTTGCCGAGCACGTGGAGCGCGCGTTACGGCTGTTCATCAAGACGGCGCGCCTGGACGTGGGTGGAATTCTGGGAGTGCTGCGCGACGAGGAGCCGGGCCGGCGGTGA
- a CDS encoding polyprenyl synthetase family protein, with protein sequence MELARELADFLGSVEQRLGTMLADGNAGPGVKGDTLMEAARHLCIGTGGKRARPMLVRLFGGAVGIAPEKLVDVAVAAEMIHSSSLLHDDVVDAGMYRRAKPTVNARWGNIVAVMSGDLILSTALHRLANLDARLTQSALAVVMEMSRAAITEVEARGNLDLPLERLRYIAEGKTGSLFGWCGSAAATLAGMPEAAQRFDLFGRRFGVAFQIADDIRDVLGTDPGKPRYADVLSGTPSLPILLAVARDGTLKSKLKDAWAFTTVNPERTRAIGDAIEATGAVELALERMNRELDAAVDALGPYAHQGTGTELVDWARKLSVGMSTQAQERSRAA encoded by the coding sequence ATGGAACTCGCGCGTGAACTGGCGGACTTTCTGGGGAGCGTGGAGCAGCGGCTGGGCACCATGCTGGCGGACGGGAATGCGGGCCCGGGAGTGAAGGGCGACACGCTGATGGAGGCCGCGCGCCACCTGTGCATCGGCACCGGCGGCAAGCGCGCCCGTCCCATGCTGGTACGCCTGTTCGGCGGCGCAGTGGGCATCGCTCCCGAGAAGCTGGTGGACGTGGCGGTGGCCGCGGAGATGATCCACTCCTCCAGCCTCCTGCACGACGACGTGGTGGACGCCGGCATGTACCGCCGCGCCAAGCCCACGGTGAACGCCCGCTGGGGCAACATCGTCGCGGTGATGAGTGGAGACCTCATCCTCTCCACCGCGCTGCACCGCCTGGCCAACCTGGACGCGCGCCTGACGCAGAGCGCCCTGGCCGTGGTGATGGAGATGTCGCGCGCCGCCATCACCGAGGTGGAGGCCCGCGGCAACCTGGACCTGCCCCTGGAGCGCCTGCGCTACATCGCCGAGGGAAAGACGGGCTCGCTCTTCGGCTGGTGTGGCAGCGCCGCCGCCACGCTCGCCGGCATGCCCGAGGCCGCCCAGCGCTTCGACCTGTTCGGCCGCCGCTTCGGCGTGGCCTTCCAGATCGCCGACGACATCCGGGACGTGCTCGGCACGGATCCGGGCAAGCCGCGCTACGCGGACGTGCTGTCGGGGACGCCCTCGCTGCCCATCCTCCTGGCGGTGGCGCGGGATGGCACCCTGAAGAGCAAGCTGAAGGACGCCTGGGCCTTCACCACGGTGAACCCCGAGCGCACCCGCGCCATCGGTGATGCCATCGAGGCCACGGGCGCCGTCGAGCTGGCCCTGGAGCGGATGAACCGGGAACTGGACGCGGCGGTGGATGCGCTGGGGCCGTACGCGCACCAGGGGACGGGGACGGAACTGGTGGACTGGGCGCGCAAGCTGTCGGTGGGCATGTCCACCCAGGCGCAAGAGCGGAGCCGCGCTGCATGA
- a CDS encoding MFS transporter — protein sequence MSLAVLRRNVLRSFAALASAVPLFRPGNSLPGSAAPLMGAPPASTTPTAAPGNEARRALRRSLKASVSEGIVAEVFTACAGATVLTAWALALKLGPFLVGVMTALPFFAQFIQFPAAWLTSTFGYRRVALAAVFLSRQVMLPLCVLPWLPLTLAGQQRLLVAVAALSAVLGVIGNNAWVAWMGELVPESIRGRFFGRRTALCTLGGTLASLVAGVMMDKLRPPEGIGLGLPLLAGLACVAGAVTTALMMRQHDPAPHREKAKLDFQVALLPLRDERARRVLVYQMAWNAAVGLSAPFYSFHMLKNLKMSFLTMALYLAAVAGMRMLAAPLWGKILDRVGAQPVLLGCSLGIGVIPLFWLFPTATFLWPLLLDVLVAGVLWGGHGLAIFALPLSVAPRKGRPFYLAAFSTAGGLAYAGASALGGGLASLLPTEFTLGGHLWVNLHVLFLLSAVTRVAAAFLATRIIEPDARPVCSLGALVSLMSQRLQARSRPVPATAPVLADPRSANAEP from the coding sequence GTGTCACTCGCTGTCCTGCGCCGCAACGTCCTCCGCAGCTTCGCTGCCCTGGCTTCCGCCGTCCCGCTGTTCCGTCCGGGAAACTCGCTACCGGGCTCCGCCGCCCCGCTCATGGGAGCGCCCCCCGCGAGCACCACCCCGACGGCCGCTCCCGGCAACGAGGCACGGCGGGCCCTGCGCCGCTCCCTGAAGGCCTCGGTGTCCGAGGGCATCGTCGCGGAGGTGTTCACCGCGTGTGCGGGTGCCACGGTGCTCACCGCCTGGGCGCTGGCGCTGAAGCTGGGGCCCTTCCTGGTGGGGGTGATGACGGCCCTGCCCTTCTTCGCCCAGTTCATCCAGTTCCCGGCCGCGTGGCTGACGTCCACCTTTGGCTACCGGCGGGTGGCGCTGGCGGCCGTCTTCCTGTCCCGGCAGGTGATGTTGCCGCTGTGCGTGTTGCCCTGGCTGCCGCTGACGCTCGCCGGCCAGCAGCGGTTGCTGGTGGCGGTGGCGGCGCTCTCGGCGGTACTGGGCGTCATCGGCAACAACGCCTGGGTGGCGTGGATGGGCGAGCTCGTCCCCGAGTCCATCCGGGGGCGCTTCTTCGGCCGGCGCACGGCGCTGTGCACGCTGGGGGGCACGTTGGCCTCGCTGGTGGCGGGCGTGATGATGGACAAGCTGCGCCCACCCGAGGGCATCGGCCTGGGCCTGCCGCTGCTGGCCGGACTGGCCTGCGTGGCCGGCGCTGTGACCACGGCGCTGATGATGCGCCAGCACGACCCGGCTCCGCACAGGGAGAAGGCGAAGCTGGACTTCCAGGTCGCGCTGTTACCGCTCCGTGACGAGCGGGCGCGCCGGGTGCTCGTGTACCAGATGGCCTGGAACGCGGCGGTGGGCCTGTCGGCGCCCTTCTACTCGTTCCACATGCTGAAGAACCTGAAGATGAGCTTCCTCACCATGGCCCTGTACCTGGCGGCCGTGGCCGGGATGCGCATGCTCGCCGCGCCCCTGTGGGGGAAGATCCTCGATCGGGTGGGGGCACAGCCGGTGCTGCTCGGGTGCTCGCTGGGGATCGGCGTCATCCCCCTCTTCTGGCTCTTCCCGACGGCCACGTTCCTCTGGCCGCTGTTGCTGGACGTGCTGGTGGCCGGCGTGCTCTGGGGCGGACATGGACTGGCCATCTTCGCGCTGCCGCTGTCGGTGGCGCCGCGCAAGGGGCGGCCCTTCTATCTCGCGGCGTTCTCCACGGCGGGCGGGCTGGCCTATGCGGGGGCCTCGGCGCTGGGCGGAGGACTCGCGAGCCTGCTGCCCACCGAGTTCACCCTCGGAGGCCACCTCTGGGTGAACCTGCACGTGCTCTTCCTGCTGTCCGCGGTGACGCGGGTGGCCGCGGCCTTCCTGGCCACGCGCATCATCGAGCCGGACGCGAGGCCGGTATGCTCCCTGGGCGCGCTGGTGTCCCTGATGAGCCAGCGGCTCCAGGCCCGCTCGAGGCCCGTGCCCGCCACGGCCCCGGTGCTCGCCGATCCCCGATCCGCCAACGCGGAGCCCTGA
- a CDS encoding VanW family protein — protein MPSPTLRALARRLVPFSIRAGLRRLPAVATALLRPPPPPERGDTTRFPHAHCERSSPLRRETTIYEEALQRAKEHNVRLGASRIHGLVLAPGETFSWHTVVGPPIRLRGFRPGPELHDGSLSEGPGGGLCQVANLLYWLAIHAGLDVVERHRHDLDLFPDHERTAPFGCGATVFFPFKDLRFRNPHPWPVMLEVRVDATHVHGAVRMPEAPGFRCEVLEVAHRFVRRDGSVWRENHLVRRTHAGGSFRDEPLSENHARVAYVVPEHQLELPESAVDGGIA, from the coding sequence ATGCCGTCTCCCACCCTGCGAGCCCTGGCCCGGAGGCTCGTGCCATTCTCCATCCGCGCGGGCCTGCGCCGGCTGCCCGCTGTCGCGACGGCACTCCTCCGTCCCCCGCCGCCACCCGAGCGCGGAGACACCACCCGTTTCCCGCACGCGCACTGCGAACGCTCCAGCCCGCTGCGCCGGGAGACCACGATCTACGAAGAGGCCCTCCAGCGAGCCAAGGAGCACAACGTGCGGCTGGGGGCCTCGCGCATCCACGGCCTGGTGCTCGCGCCCGGGGAGACCTTCTCGTGGCACACGGTGGTGGGGCCGCCCATCCGGCTGCGCGGCTTCCGCCCGGGGCCCGAGCTGCATGACGGCAGCCTCTCCGAGGGCCCCGGAGGCGGGCTGTGCCAGGTGGCCAACCTGCTCTACTGGCTGGCCATCCACGCGGGATTGGATGTCGTAGAGCGCCACCGGCACGACCTGGATCTCTTCCCCGACCACGAGCGCACCGCGCCCTTCGGCTGCGGGGCCACCGTCTTCTTCCCCTTCAAGGATCTGCGCTTCCGCAACCCGCACCCGTGGCCCGTGATGCTGGAGGTGCGCGTGGACGCCACGCACGTGCACGGCGCGGTGCGGATGCCCGAGGCTCCCGGCTTCCGCTGCGAGGTGCTCGAGGTGGCGCACCGCTTCGTGCGCCGCGATGGCTCCGTCTGGAGGGAGAACCACCTCGTGCGCCGCACGCATGCCGGGGGTTCCTTCCGTGACGAGCCGCTGAGCGAGAACCACGCCCGCGTCGCCTACGTCGTCCCCGAGCACCAGCTCGAGCTCCCGGAATCCGCTGTCGATGGAGGTATCGCATGA
- a CDS encoding NADase-type glycan-binding domain-containing protein, whose protein sequence is MSRRLAFLTMLGLGSAALAANPITLQTLTPTSGTGAESLLDGHPATGWTPEGDPSEEGVLLRFEKPVPLDGVVLRTCTGAPELQAALYLNGSEAMSNQKVGAEETTLKFARKELRSLFVRLQSTGSAKACLGEVTLLQGGKPLAVNAPRTVAGRIEASSVLSPADAYHPGFLFDGRLDFGWAEGSKGPGTGESFTLTLESPMEVVALELWNGYQRSADHFQKNARAKKVTLSVDGGEPVPLNVKDANGVQTLKLPAPMKGREWKLAVVEVYPGKRYPDMVLSELRLVDAQGPLGVRTSDAAERQRALEAGLAGSPLEKVANHRWRGRCITNNDIYDPRRFKLRTNNTFVYYDNNASEETTVSEVLDGAWVVKNASGPWAAVELFGRRHRSETNWDPYADTTTKDSVRIAGGKLEVARVVDLGKQEFEKLVAQWSKGPQADKVLCLGEQGNTYDDLVKADAFVVRGTAVTDIFSAE, encoded by the coding sequence ATGAGCCGCCGTCTCGCCTTCCTCACGATGCTGGGCCTGGGCAGCGCCGCCCTCGCCGCCAATCCCATCACCCTTCAGACGCTGACCCCCACCTCGGGGACCGGCGCCGAGTCGCTGCTCGACGGCCACCCTGCCACCGGATGGACTCCCGAGGGAGATCCCTCCGAGGAAGGCGTGCTGCTGCGCTTCGAGAAACCCGTACCGCTGGACGGCGTGGTGCTGCGCACCTGCACGGGCGCCCCGGAGCTCCAGGCGGCGCTGTACCTGAATGGCTCCGAGGCGATGTCCAATCAGAAGGTCGGCGCCGAGGAGACGACGCTGAAGTTCGCCAGGAAGGAGCTGCGCTCTCTCTTCGTGCGCCTGCAATCGACCGGGAGCGCGAAGGCGTGCCTGGGCGAGGTGACGCTGCTCCAGGGCGGCAAGCCGCTGGCGGTGAACGCGCCGCGCACGGTGGCGGGGCGCATCGAGGCTTCGTCGGTGCTGAGCCCCGCGGACGCGTACCACCCGGGCTTCCTCTTCGACGGGCGCCTGGACTTCGGCTGGGCGGAGGGCTCCAAGGGCCCCGGCACGGGTGAGTCCTTCACGCTCACGCTGGAGTCGCCGATGGAGGTGGTGGCCCTGGAGCTCTGGAACGGCTACCAGCGCTCGGCGGACCACTTCCAGAAGAACGCGCGGGCGAAGAAGGTGACGCTCTCGGTGGACGGCGGCGAGCCGGTGCCGCTGAACGTGAAGGACGCGAACGGCGTGCAGACGCTGAAGCTGCCGGCCCCGATGAAGGGCCGCGAGTGGAAGCTGGCGGTGGTGGAGGTGTACCCCGGCAAGCGCTACCCGGACATGGTGCTCAGCGAGCTGCGGCTGGTGGACGCCCAGGGGCCGCTGGGAGTGCGCACCTCGGACGCGGCCGAGCGCCAGCGCGCGTTGGAGGCTGGACTGGCGGGCTCGCCGCTGGAGAAGGTGGCCAATCACCGCTGGCGCGGACGCTGCATCACCAACAACGACATCTACGATCCCCGGCGATTCAAGCTGCGCACCAACAACACCTTCGTCTACTACGACAACAACGCATCCGAAGAGACGACCGTGTCCGAGGTGCTCGATGGGGCCTGGGTGGTGAAGAACGCGAGCGGCCCATGGGCGGCGGTGGAGCTGTTCGGCCGGCGGCACCGGAGCGAAACGAACTGGGATCCGTACGCGGACACCACGACGAAGGACAGCGTGCGCATCGCTGGCGGCAAGCTGGAGGTGGCGCGGGTGGTGGACCTGGGCAAGCAGGAGTTCGAGAAGCTCGTGGCCCAGTGGAGCAAGGGCCCCCAGGCCGACAAGGTGCTTTGCCTGGGTGAGCAGGGAAACACCTACGACGACCTGGTGAAGGCGGACGCCTTCGTCGTGCGCGGCACGGCGGTGACGGACATCTTCTCCGCCGAGTAG
- a CDS encoding type IV pilus twitching motility protein PilT has product MARFDAFIEKLYKESGVAVMLETGSGITLRTASGNVPMVKAGLSSQQIIGALSEIVPADLRANFPTEGVSSFPYSAPAGSVQVKVQNVAGHLKVALVPYKPPANAVAAVPLPPPTLAPAPAALDLPPASEEDKLELASPADMMDLAARGAGGAFTAAPAPAARTPSPAAPAAQARAVPGAAAPSAVEARSSIQVLPPQDGPDPDAAKAMAALLDRMLDKKASDLHLSSTVVPMLRIDGDMVPQEDYRPLSPERLKAMLWTMAPEKNKKQWEETKDTDFAHETDRARFRVNVFEDRKGIGSVMRQIPNKIMTAEDMGLSKHILDLCFLSKGLVLVTGPTGSGKSTTLAAMIDFINRNREDHIITIEDPIEFVHPNKKCLVNQREVHVHTQGFKNALRAALREDPDIVLVGEMRDLETIAIAIETAETGHLVFGTLHTNTAPSTVDRIIDQFPADRQEQIRMMLSESLKGVISQMLVKKIGGGRVPAQEVLLCTSSVANLIREGKTFQIPSIMQTSRGIGMQTLNDALLDLVKKKLCEPNDAYIKAIAKAEFKQMLERSGFKVDLPTS; this is encoded by the coding sequence ATGGCCCGGTTCGACGCCTTCATCGAGAAGCTCTACAAGGAATCTGGTGTCGCTGTGATGCTGGAGACCGGCAGCGGTATCACCCTGCGGACCGCCTCGGGCAACGTGCCCATGGTGAAAGCCGGGTTGAGCTCGCAGCAGATCATCGGCGCCCTGTCGGAGATCGTCCCCGCGGATCTGCGGGCCAACTTCCCCACCGAGGGGGTCTCCTCCTTCCCGTACAGCGCCCCCGCCGGCTCCGTGCAGGTGAAGGTGCAGAACGTCGCGGGACACCTGAAGGTGGCGCTGGTCCCCTACAAGCCCCCCGCCAACGCCGTGGCCGCCGTCCCGCTGCCGCCGCCCACCCTGGCTCCGGCCCCGGCCGCCCTGGACCTGCCGCCCGCGTCCGAGGAGGACAAGCTCGAGCTGGCCTCGCCGGCCGACATGATGGACCTGGCGGCCCGTGGCGCCGGTGGGGCCTTCACGGCCGCTCCCGCCCCGGCGGCGCGCACGCCTTCCCCCGCGGCTCCGGCGGCCCAGGCCCGCGCGGTGCCGGGCGCCGCCGCTCCCTCCGCCGTCGAGGCCAGGTCGAGCATCCAGGTGCTGCCGCCCCAGGACGGACCGGATCCGGACGCCGCCAAGGCCATGGCCGCGCTGCTGGATCGCATGCTCGACAAGAAGGCCTCGGACCTCCACCTGTCGAGCACCGTGGTGCCCATGCTGCGCATCGACGGTGACATGGTGCCCCAGGAGGACTACCGCCCCCTGTCTCCCGAGCGCCTCAAGGCCATGCTCTGGACCATGGCTCCGGAGAAGAACAAGAAGCAGTGGGAGGAGACCAAGGACACCGACTTCGCCCACGAGACCGATCGCGCCCGCTTCCGCGTCAACGTCTTCGAGGATCGCAAGGGCATCGGCTCGGTCATGCGGCAGATCCCCAACAAGATCATGACCGCCGAGGACATGGGGCTGTCCAAGCACATCCTCGACCTGTGCTTCCTCAGCAAGGGTCTGGTCCTCGTCACCGGCCCCACCGGCTCGGGCAAGTCCACGACGCTCGCCGCGATGATCGACTTCATCAATCGCAACCGCGAGGACCACATCATCACGATCGAGGACCCGATCGAGTTCGTCCACCCGAACAAGAAGTGTCTGGTCAACCAGCGCGAGGTCCACGTCCACACCCAGGGCTTCAAGAACGCCCTGCGCGCCGCACTCCGCGAAGACCCCGACATCGTGCTCGTCGGCGAAATGCGAGACCTCGAGACGATCGCCATCGCCATCGAAACGGCCGAAACGGGCCACCTCGTCTTCGGGACGCTCCACACCAACACCGCTCCCTCGACCGTCGACCGCATCATCGACCAGTTCCCCGCCGACCGGCAGGAGCAGATCCGCATGATGCTCTCCGAGTCCCTCAAGGGCGTCATCTCGCAGATGCTCGTGAAGAAGATCGGTGGCGGCCGCGTGCCCGCTCAGGAAGTCCTCCTGTGCACCAGCTCCGTCGCCAACCTCATCCGCGAGGGCAAGACGTTCCAGATCCCCTCCATCATGCAGACCTCTCGCGGCATCGGCATGCAGACGCTCAACGACGCCCTGCTCGATCTCGTGAAGAAGAAGCTCTGCGAGCCCAACGACGCCTACATCAAGGCCATCGCCAAGGCCGAGTTCAAACAGATGCTCGAGCGCTCGGGCTTCAAGGTTGATCTCCCCACCTCCTGA
- a CDS encoding porin family protein — MRHLPVTCAVLLLAAVLSSPEASARAPLSFRLGYAGQVSTPRAYDLVDENDHLPLFRVGAAYALPLTGGRLEVEGGFLTGGTSASLHHATEAKLGLTGVELGAAYRASLGSFVEPYAQALIGYDWLGLRVGQLRQDVGQVSATGLLGVSFVLPLHRGRAGTPAFLFDVGAGYGFRPRARFDALTPEPPARSDQEPIPSTALQAGSLPLSGVAYRFQVGLRL; from the coding sequence ATGAGACACCTTCCCGTCACCTGCGCCGTCCTCCTGCTGGCCGCCGTCCTCTCTTCCCCGGAGGCCTCCGCCCGGGCGCCGTTGAGCTTCCGTCTGGGCTATGCCGGCCAGGTCAGCACTCCGCGCGCGTATGATCTCGTGGACGAGAACGATCACCTGCCGCTGTTCCGCGTGGGGGCCGCCTACGCGCTGCCCCTGACGGGCGGCCGGCTGGAAGTGGAGGGCGGCTTCCTCACTGGGGGCACCTCCGCGTCGCTCCACCATGCCACCGAGGCGAAGCTGGGGCTCACGGGCGTGGAGCTCGGGGCCGCGTACCGCGCGTCCCTGGGTTCCTTCGTCGAGCCCTATGCCCAGGCGCTGATCGGCTACGACTGGCTGGGTCTGCGGGTAGGCCAGCTGCGCCAGGACGTGGGGCAGGTCTCCGCCACGGGCCTGCTGGGCGTCTCGTTCGTCCTCCCCCTCCACCGGGGCCGCGCGGGCACCCCCGCCTTCCTCTTCGACGTGGGGGCGGGGTACGGCTTCCGGCCCAGGGCCCGCTTCGACGCGCTCACTCCGGAGCCTCCGGCCAGGAGCGACCAGGAACCCATCCCCTCGACCGCCCTCCAGGCCGGCTCGCTCCCTTTGTCCGGGGTGGCGTACCGCTTCCAGGTCGGCCTGCGGCTGTGA
- a CDS encoding YncE family protein — MPRALCWMTLTLLALGAAGCASSADYGESPSPGDGSGGAPNEPGGAPVCNTAADCPAGYTCTRSACVPPEDEKDASDAPPPLASKSFVYVLSPSANSLTRIDPRTLTLEAIPVGASPVDVAVVPGEDAAVTLSSLEASLSVVDSATLPSHVLRVPLGRRYGRVSVSPDGAYALAWPDPSSPPGSGAEGVVSLVDLRAARRGEPAERTVLERSAGFRVTDVLFRQEEGVATHAYVFAKSTVTVLDLSAPRQQPLPVRISLPAAMAADINSREVVATPDGQRVLLRATSAAMLASFDGAAFRTVTLPEVATDVDLLPDGSGAVAALRTAGQLAFIELPGDLVDPSGIQLIDVPETSVGQVVLPPDGGGHFALVYTTVLNDESLTRVELPSGTVTRYPLEKRVDRVALSADGRAAVIIHKPEPASTATDPYERAVDADRGYSVLDLPSGYLQLRRTGKLEPAQLAFSSGGGFVGVTLRSDTERRYAVDAVDLSTLVSHSVSLASPPAYAGGFAGATEETRHRVFVSQLHPAGRISFVNLDDSQIRTVTGFTLNSRIE; from the coding sequence ATGCCACGTGCACTCTGCTGGATGACACTGACCCTGCTGGCGCTCGGAGCCGCCGGCTGCGCCTCTTCCGCCGATTACGGGGAGAGTCCCTCCCCGGGCGACGGGAGTGGAGGCGCCCCCAACGAGCCCGGTGGAGCGCCGGTCTGCAACACGGCGGCGGACTGCCCGGCCGGCTACACCTGCACCCGGTCCGCCTGCGTCCCTCCGGAGGACGAGAAGGACGCCTCGGACGCGCCCCCTCCGCTGGCCAGCAAGAGCTTCGTCTACGTCCTCTCCCCGAGCGCCAACAGCCTCACGCGCATCGATCCGCGCACGCTCACGCTGGAGGCCATCCCGGTGGGGGCCTCGCCGGTGGACGTGGCCGTGGTGCCCGGCGAGGACGCGGCGGTGACGCTGTCCTCCCTGGAGGCCTCGTTGTCCGTGGTGGATTCCGCCACGCTGCCCTCGCACGTGTTGCGCGTCCCGCTCGGCCGCCGCTACGGGCGCGTGTCCGTCTCTCCGGATGGGGCGTATGCGCTGGCGTGGCCGGATCCGTCCTCTCCGCCCGGCTCTGGTGCCGAGGGCGTGGTGTCGCTGGTGGATCTGCGCGCGGCGCGACGGGGTGAGCCCGCCGAGCGCACGGTCCTCGAGCGCTCCGCCGGGTTCCGCGTGACGGACGTCCTCTTCCGTCAGGAGGAAGGCGTGGCCACGCACGCCTACGTCTTCGCCAAGAGCACGGTGACGGTGCTCGACCTGTCCGCCCCGCGCCAGCAGCCGCTGCCGGTGCGCATCTCGCTGCCGGCGGCCATGGCGGCGGACATCAACTCGCGCGAGGTGGTGGCCACGCCCGATGGGCAGCGCGTCCTGCTGCGCGCCACCAGCGCGGCGATGCTGGCGTCCTTCGACGGGGCTGCCTTCCGCACCGTGACGCTCCCCGAGGTGGCCACGGACGTGGATCTGCTCCCGGATGGATCGGGGGCCGTGGCGGCGCTGCGCACCGCGGGCCAGCTCGCCTTCATCGAGCTGCCGGGCGATCTCGTGGACCCCTCGGGCATCCAGCTCATCGACGTGCCGGAGACCTCGGTGGGCCAGGTGGTGCTGCCGCCGGACGGCGGGGGCCACTTCGCGCTCGTCTACACCACCGTCCTCAATGACGAGTCGCTCACCCGGGTGGAGCTCCCCTCGGGCACCGTCACCCGCTACCCGCTGGAGAAGCGCGTGGACCGCGTAGCCCTCTCGGCGGACGGCCGCGCGGCGGTCATCATCCACAAGCCCGAGCCCGCCTCCACCGCGACCGACCCGTACGAGCGTGCCGTGGACGCGGACCGGGGGTACTCGGTGCTCGATCTCCCCTCGGGCTACCTGCAACTGCGCCGCACCGGGAAGCTGGAGCCGGCGCAGCTGGCCTTCTCCTCCGGCGGAGGCTTCGTCGGGGTGACGCTGCGCAGTGACACGGAGCGCCGCTACGCCGTGGACGCGGTGGACCTCTCGACGCTCGTATCCCACTCCGTCTCGCTGGCTTCTCCCCCGGCCTACGCCGGTGGGTTCGCCGGGGCGACCGAGGAGACCCGCCACCGTGTCTTCGTGTCCCAGCTCCATCCGGCCGGCCGCATCAGCTTCGTCAACCTGGACGACAGTCAGATCCGGACCGTCACCGGCTTCACCCTCAACTCGCGGATCGAGTGA
- a CDS encoding DUF4265 domain-containing protein produces MTGTSSDQYVKILFHLEQDEDGYPPASAETLWAIEVGEGLYKIDNIPFFATGIALDDVVSAEPEEGMLLYKDVVHPSGHSTFRVVVYEPDEAPEVHGIFKRLGCSTEQSHLRGLIAIDVPPSVSWDELRRVLDSGREQDRWDYEEACLARS; encoded by the coding sequence ATGACAGGGACATCCTCTGATCAATACGTCAAGATACTGTTCCACCTCGAGCAGGATGAGGATGGGTATCCTCCCGCCAGCGCGGAAACGCTTTGGGCTATCGAAGTGGGTGAGGGGCTCTACAAGATCGATAACATCCCTTTCTTCGCCACGGGCATTGCCTTGGATGACGTCGTCTCGGCGGAGCCGGAGGAGGGCATGCTCCTCTACAAGGACGTCGTCCATCCCTCGGGACACAGCACGTTCCGTGTCGTCGTGTACGAACCTGACGAAGCTCCCGAGGTGCATGGAATCTTCAAACGGCTGGGCTGCTCGACGGAACAGAGCCACCTGCGAGGCCTGATTGCGATCGATGTGCCTCCATCCGTTTCATGGGATGAGCTGAGACGGGTACTGGATTCAGGCCGCGAGCAGGACCGGTGGGACTACGAAGAGGCCTGTCTGGCACGCTCCTGA
- a CDS encoding HNH endonuclease — MTAPRKRTLLVRARHLRSRCGHEMASHLVDHVIPRAKGGEGDPDNGQVLCRDCNLKKSDKAP; from the coding sequence GTGACGGCCCCCAGGAAGCGGACCTTACTTGTCCGTGCTCGTCACCTCCGCTCAAGATGCGGGCATGAAATGGCTTCACACCTTGTCGACCACGTCATCCCACGCGCAAAGGGCGGCGAAGGCGATCCAGACAACGGCCAGGTTCTCTGCAGGGATTGTAATCTCAAGAAGAGCGACAAGGCTCCGTGA